One window of Misgurnus anguillicaudatus chromosome 13, ASM2758022v2, whole genome shotgun sequence genomic DNA carries:
- the LOC129431010 gene encoding SLAM family member 5, producing the protein MWTLILFFITVEVAGGSDDIKVVKVMNGDLLRLDTEVEQLKESTQILWTFEDGKLSSRIAQYHGKLYSHYDGRFNGRVQLDQQTGALSISNISTNDSGIYKAMIVIDKQISTRMFKVNVYAPVSVPAIKSTSLTSVQQPSNTSQKMEDFCSVLCSVKNDNDVSISWYKGGEMVNQTSSSDLRFNLSLSLKLHYNDTETYRCTATNPVSNKSLNLQMKDVCPYYEEESLSTHTDCQEYCGDVEVLIRLVLSVLVGFATVVFLVEHIRSAQGRTLSHANDIFMRHQKV; encoded by the exons ATGTGGACTCTCATCTTGTTTTTCATCACTGTGGAGG TGGCCGGAGGGTCTGATGATATTAAAGTTGTTAAAGTGATGAATGGGGATCTCCTCAGACTCGATACTGAAGTTGAGCAACTCAAGGAAAGCACACAAATACTGTGGACGTTTGAAGATGGCAAACTAAGTTCTCGCATCGCCCAGTATCACGGGAAACTTTACAGCCATTATGATGGGAGATTTAATGGCAGGGTACAGCTGGACCAACAGACTGGAGCTTTAAGCATCTCAAACATCAGCACAAATGATTCTGGAATCTATAAAGCAATGATTGTTATCGACAAACAGATTTCAACAAGAATGTTCAAAGTGAATGTATACG CTCCTGTTTCTGTACCTGCTATAAAGAGCACTTCACTTACTAGTGTGCAACAACCTTCAA ATACATCACAGAAGATGGAAGACTTTTGCTCGGTTCTCTGctctgtaaaaaatgacaatgaCGTCTCCATCTCGTGGTACAAAGGAGGTGAAATGGTGAACCAGACCAGCAGTTCTGATCTCAGATTTAATCTCAGTTTATCTTTAAAGCTTCATTATAATGATACAGAAACATACAGATGCACGGCCACAAATCCAGTGAGCAATAAGAGCCTCAATCTTCAAATGAAAGACGTCTGTCCATACTATGAAG AAGAATCTCTGTCTACACATACAGACTGTCAGGAGTATTGTGGAGATGTTGAGGTTCTGATCCGGCTCGTTCTGTCAGTTCTGGTGGGATTTGCTACTGTTGTCTTTCTGGTTGAACACATAAGATCTGCTCAAGGCCGAACTCTTTCTCatgctaatgacatttttatgaGGCACCAGAAGGTGTAA